In Saimiri boliviensis isolate mSaiBol1 chromosome 12, mSaiBol1.pri, whole genome shotgun sequence, one genomic interval encodes:
- the LOC101048435 gene encoding short coiled-coil protein, whose translation MMNADMDAVDAENQVELEEKTRLINQVLELQHTLEDLSARVDAVKEENLKLKSENQVLGQYIENLMSASSVFQTTDTKSKRK comes from the coding sequence ATGATGAATGCTGACATGGATGCAGTTGATGCTGAAAATCAGGTGGAACTGGAGGAAAAAACAAGACTTATTAATCAAGTGTTGGAACTCCAACACACACTTGAAGATCTGTCTGCAAGAGTAGATGCAGTTAAGGAAGAAAATCTGAAGCTAAAATCAGAAAACCAAGTTCTTGGACAATATATAGAAAACCTCATGTCAGCTTCTAGTGTTTTTCAAACAACTgacacaaaaagcaaaagaaagtaa